A part of Streptomyces sp. NBC_01451 genomic DNA contains:
- a CDS encoding ABC transporter ATP-binding protein — MATHTEQLTRSAVRLRGLTRSFGGRKVLDGIDLDIPAGQFTALLGHSGSGKSTLLRAVAGLDHEVEGSGRLTAPERVSVVFQDSRLLPWRRVLDNVLLGTDGKEAAAKGREALAEVGLKGRERAWPSELSGGEAQRAALARSLVREPELLLADEPFGALDALTRIKMHALLRELWRRHQPSVLLVTHDVDEAIVLADRVLVLEEGRIRVDLVVDHERPREEYREVLLGALGVTSDVR; from the coding sequence ATGGCGACGCACACTGAGCAACTGACCCGGTCCGCCGTCCGGCTCCGGGGCCTGACACGGTCGTTCGGCGGGCGCAAGGTCCTCGACGGCATCGACCTCGACATCCCGGCCGGGCAGTTCACGGCCCTGCTCGGACACAGCGGCTCCGGCAAGAGCACCTTGCTGCGGGCGGTCGCGGGCCTCGATCACGAGGTCGAGGGAAGTGGCCGACTCACCGCGCCCGAGCGGGTGTCGGTGGTCTTCCAGGACTCGCGGCTGCTGCCGTGGCGGCGGGTGCTGGACAACGTACTGCTGGGGACGGACGGCAAGGAGGCTGCCGCCAAGGGCCGGGAGGCTCTCGCGGAGGTGGGCCTGAAGGGGCGGGAACGTGCCTGGCCCAGCGAGCTGTCCGGCGGGGAGGCACAACGGGCGGCGCTGGCGCGGTCGTTGGTGCGTGAGCCCGAACTGCTGCTGGCCGACGAGCCGTTCGGGGCGCTGGACGCGCTGACGCGCATCAAGATGCACGCGCTGCTTCGGGAGTTGTGGCGGAGGCATCAGCCGTCGGTGCTGCTGGTCACGCATGACGTGGATGAGGCGATCGTGCTGGCGGATCGGGTGCTGGTGCTGGAAGAGGGGCGGATCCGGGTCGACCTGGTCGTCGATCACGAACGGCCGCGGGAAGAGTACCGAGAGGTGTTGCTGGGTGCCCTGGGGGTGACGTCGGACGTCCGGTGA
- a CDS encoding ABC transporter permease yields MTAVTANAATAADAGAGAVPETTASVESVAATEETGSQVRRRRRLSPGRRLPAAPLVGPALVLALWAAASAAGQLDPAAIPAPWTVLRTGAHLWTDGTLPNDILTSLRRAASGFAIGLVGGVLLALAAGLSRVGEALIDGTVQLNRAIPALGLIPLFILWLGIGETFKVAIIAIVVYIPIYLNTHAALSGIDSRFVELAEVQGLSRFQFVRQIVVPGALPGFFVGLRLGVTGSWLGLVVLEQINATSGLGYMMFQAQNYGQSDVILVGLVVYGIFGLASDSAVRLIERRVLSWRRTLSN; encoded by the coding sequence GTGACCGCGGTGACCGCGAACGCCGCCACCGCCGCGGACGCCGGTGCCGGTGCCGTCCCCGAGACCACCGCGTCCGTCGAATCCGTCGCGGCCACCGAGGAGACCGGCTCCCAGGTCCGCAGGCGGCGCCGGCTCTCCCCCGGCAGGCGGCTGCCCGCCGCTCCGCTCGTCGGCCCGGCCCTCGTCCTCGCCCTGTGGGCCGCCGCCTCCGCCGCCGGACAACTCGACCCGGCCGCGATCCCGGCGCCCTGGACCGTGCTCAGGACGGGCGCCCATCTGTGGACCGACGGGACCCTGCCGAACGACATCCTGACCTCGCTGCGGCGGGCCGCATCCGGCTTCGCGATCGGGCTGGTCGGCGGTGTCCTCCTCGCCCTGGCCGCCGGGCTCAGCAGGGTCGGCGAGGCACTGATCGACGGGACGGTCCAGCTCAACCGGGCGATCCCGGCCCTGGGGCTGATCCCGCTGTTCATCCTCTGGCTGGGCATCGGCGAGACGTTCAAGGTCGCGATCATCGCCATCGTCGTCTACATCCCGATCTACCTCAACACGCATGCCGCGCTGTCCGGCATCGACAGCCGCTTCGTCGAACTCGCCGAGGTGCAGGGGCTGTCGAGGTTCCAGTTCGTCCGGCAGATCGTCGTGCCCGGCGCGCTGCCCGGATTCTTCGTGGGACTCCGGCTCGGCGTGACCGGCTCCTGGCTGGGGCTGGTCGTCCTGGAACAGATCAACGCCACCAGCGGACTCGGCTACATGATGTTCCAGGCCCAGAACTACGGCCAGAGCGACGTCATCCTCGTCGGCCTGGTCGTCTACGGAATCTTCGGCCTGGCGTCCGACAGCGCGGTCCGTCTCATCGAACGGAGGGTGCTGTCATGGCGACGCACACTGAGCAACTGA
- a CDS encoding ABC transporter substrate-binding protein → MPSSPLPGVDRRLFLTSLLGAAAGVAGLSGCANSSAAAESKGASTAPLADRVPAGTSLKISSYSGTQQLQFKFAKLGELPFKVSSWENISAGPDVINAFRSGSLDLANNAGIPPIQAHFQGFDAKIVAINVTRRPNYLFATKPGSDIRSVADFKGRKLAFSQGQAQGVVLLRALQKAGLAYDEVELVPLTSNQFFTALQSGQVDVAPLAISQAPAYLQQYAAKGARSIDTDVVDLLNLLWAPVSVLNDSAKAAAIAAYIPYWAKGLVWTYENPDTWNEEFYVKTQNLTLPQAQAITRLANKPLFQPSWAEAIRWEQETADLLAEGGFVKKFDVSSLFDHRFEGIAAKSVAAEYRR, encoded by the coding sequence ATGCCTTCATCTCCCCTGCCGGGTGTCGACCGACGGCTCTTCCTCACCTCCCTGCTAGGCGCCGCGGCCGGTGTCGCCGGGTTGAGCGGCTGCGCGAACAGCAGTGCCGCCGCTGAATCGAAGGGCGCCTCGACCGCCCCGCTCGCCGACAGGGTCCCGGCCGGTACGAGCCTGAAGATCTCCTCCTATTCGGGCACCCAGCAACTCCAGTTCAAATTCGCAAAGTTGGGCGAGCTGCCCTTCAAGGTGTCGAGCTGGGAGAACATATCCGCCGGCCCCGATGTCATCAACGCCTTCCGCTCGGGCTCCCTCGACCTGGCCAACAATGCGGGAATTCCGCCGATCCAGGCGCATTTCCAGGGCTTCGACGCGAAGATCGTCGCGATCAACGTCACCCGCAGGCCGAACTATCTCTTCGCCACCAAGCCCGGCAGCGACATCCGGTCGGTCGCGGACTTCAAGGGCAGGAAACTCGCCTTCTCACAGGGGCAGGCCCAGGGCGTCGTACTCCTGCGGGCGCTCCAGAAGGCCGGGCTCGCGTACGACGAGGTCGAGCTCGTCCCGCTGACCAGCAACCAGTTCTTCACCGCCCTTCAGTCGGGCCAGGTGGACGTCGCGCCGCTCGCCATCAGTCAGGCGCCCGCGTATCTCCAGCAGTACGCCGCCAAGGGTGCCCGCAGCATCGACACGGACGTGGTCGACCTGCTCAACCTGCTGTGGGCGCCGGTCTCCGTGCTGAACGACTCCGCGAAGGCAGCCGCGATCGCCGCGTACATCCCGTACTGGGCCAAGGGTCTGGTGTGGACGTACGAGAACCCCGACACCTGGAACGAGGAGTTCTACGTCAAGACGCAGAACCTGACTCTCCCCCAGGCGCAGGCGATCACCAGGCTCGCCAACAAGCCGCTGTTCCAGCCGAGTTGGGCCGAGGCGATCAGGTGGGAGCAGGAGACCGCCGATCTGCTCGCGGAGGGCGGCTTCGTGAAGAAGTTCGACGTGAGCTCGCTCTTCGACCACCGCTTCGAGGGCATCGCGGCGAAGTCCGTGGCTGCGGAGTACCGGCGGTGA
- a CDS encoding ROK family transcriptional regulator, whose product MPRAAAPTLASPFSRTSPSRPAASRVPRAADSDRRRTSASVVLRSVLEHGPVARSTIARLTGLSPASVTDYCARFAELGLIREESAPRRSNGVGRPHVPVDLDSSRFVVAGVHVAVSFTTVALLDLRGRVVSRRELAHEHTDPGWVLARAAEGLGALLEGSPGRRALGVGVAVGGWVDRESGTVVEHPMLGWRDVPVRDVLRARTGLPVHVDGHARALVNAERLFGPARGSGSVLHLFVGNVVDAAFATNDEVHHGPRSQAGAIAHLPVPGGTEACDCGRTGCLQAELSERTLCRRAREAGVVETTDSLRVVAAAAGGDQAAVGLLVRRASAVGRATRLLLDVLNPETVVVTEVGVIHREDCLAALREGVGAERAASVVPTSFPDSVLAVAGGSVALDVLYRDPLAASPQAI is encoded by the coding sequence ATGCCCCGTGCCGCGGCACCCACCCTTGCCTCCCCCTTCTCCCGTACCTCCCCTTCTCGCCCCGCCGCGTCCCGCGTGCCCCGTGCCGCCGATTCCGACCGGCGCAGGACGAGCGCGAGTGTCGTCCTGCGGTCCGTGCTGGAGCACGGGCCCGTGGCGCGCAGCACCATCGCCCGGCTGACCGGGCTGTCACCGGCGTCGGTGACGGACTACTGCGCCCGGTTCGCCGAACTCGGCCTGATCCGCGAGGAGTCCGCGCCCCGGCGGTCGAACGGCGTGGGACGTCCGCATGTGCCCGTCGACCTGGACTCCTCGCGGTTCGTGGTCGCCGGCGTGCATGTGGCCGTGTCGTTCACGACGGTCGCGCTGCTGGATCTGCGCGGCCGGGTGGTGTCCCGGCGTGAGCTGGCGCACGAGCACACCGACCCGGGGTGGGTGCTGGCGCGGGCCGCCGAAGGGCTGGGGGCGCTGCTGGAGGGATCCCCCGGCCGCCGGGCGCTCGGTGTCGGCGTGGCCGTCGGCGGCTGGGTGGACCGGGAGTCCGGGACCGTCGTCGAGCACCCGATGCTGGGCTGGCGGGACGTGCCGGTGCGGGACGTGCTCCGCGCCCGTACCGGGCTGCCGGTCCATGTGGACGGCCACGCACGGGCGTTGGTCAACGCGGAGCGGCTGTTCGGGCCCGCGCGGGGCAGCGGGAGTGTGCTGCATCTGTTCGTCGGCAACGTCGTCGACGCGGCGTTCGCGACCAACGACGAGGTGCACCACGGGCCGCGCTCCCAGGCCGGCGCCATCGCCCATCTGCCGGTGCCGGGCGGCACGGAGGCCTGCGACTGCGGGCGTACGGGCTGCCTTCAGGCCGAGTTGAGCGAACGGACGCTGTGCAGGAGGGCGCGGGAAGCGGGCGTCGTCGAGACCACGGATTCCCTCCGGGTGGTCGCGGCGGCGGCCGGGGGCGACCAGGCTGCCGTGGGGCTGCTGGTGCGGCGGGCGAGTGCCGTGGGGCGGGCCACGCGCCTGCTGCTCGACGTGCTGAATCCGGAGACGGTGGTCGTGACCGAGGTCGGCGTCATCCACCGGGAGGACTGCCTCGCGGCGCTGCGCGAAGGGGTCGGCGCCGAACGTGCGGCCTCTGTCGTGCCGACGAGTTTCCCGGATTCGGTTCTCGCGGTGGCGGGCGGTTCGGTGGCGCTCGATGTGCTGTACCGGGATCCGCTGGCCGCCTCACCTCAGGCTATTTAA
- a CDS encoding biotin transporter BioY, which translates to MATAVAPSRPGKVLADLLPASRVRDAALVLGGAGLVGIAAQIAVPVPGSPVPVTGQTFAALLVGTALGAGRGLAALVVYALAGLAGVPWFAEGGSGTSVSFGYILGMLLASAAVGALARRGADRSMLRTAGTMLLGEAIIYAIGVPYLALAAGMSASAAIAAGLTPFLIGDALKAALAMGVLPTAWKLVDKD; encoded by the coding sequence ATGGCAACCGCCGTCGCCCCCTCCCGCCCCGGCAAGGTCCTCGCCGACCTGCTCCCGGCCTCCCGCGTCCGGGACGCCGCGCTCGTGCTCGGCGGTGCCGGACTCGTCGGGATCGCCGCCCAGATCGCCGTCCCCGTGCCCGGCTCGCCGGTACCGGTGACCGGGCAGACCTTCGCCGCGCTCCTCGTCGGCACCGCACTCGGCGCGGGCCGCGGCCTCGCCGCCCTCGTCGTGTACGCCCTGGCCGGGCTCGCGGGCGTGCCGTGGTTCGCGGAGGGCGGCTCGGGCACGTCGGTGTCCTTCGGCTACATCCTCGGCATGCTGCTCGCGTCCGCCGCCGTGGGCGCGCTGGCCCGCCGCGGCGCCGACCGCTCCATGCTGCGGACGGCGGGCACGATGCTCCTCGGCGAGGCGATCATCTACGCGATCGGCGTCCCGTACCTCGCTCTGGCGGCCGGTATGAGCGCGAGCGCGGCGATCGCCGCCGGCCTCACGCCGTTCCTGATCGGCGACGCCCTGAAGGCGGCCCTGGCGATGGGCGTACTGCCGACGGCCTGGAAGCTCGTCGACAAGGACTGA
- a CDS encoding protein kinase domain-containing protein, protein MGRVWRATDEMLDRPVAIKEMRIDGLDAEDTRTRRERTLREAKATARIDHPNVVRVYDVVDEGERLWIVMELVVGRSLEQLLVEDGPLGPGDTARLGLGLVSALRQVHAGGVLHRDIKPGNVLVERRDGRVVLTDFGIAAIQDAKALTMVGMLVGSPDYMAPERVSGRQQGPPSDVWSLGATLCAALGGRSPFSREATLATLHAVLYEDPELPPSAGPLHDVLAALLEKEPSARPALEDVEQALRPVAFPTPAPELEQEQEEAEGEGDGDGKLEPEPETAPPIPVQPYEDAPTPAYLDASLVRAARRPPERPPEELAAPSEPEREGQDPESQTPTPTPTSTPTDAVPAARTTATPVLGTQSPEASNASTEVPSEIRSEVGSAGPAGTRRAGVSLVRAQVNAQAQAHAQAVTERRPGPRHAAALPTATRTAVPTGTPPGELPGPGVPSGPERGRDRSRGRRRTVMVAAGVVTAGALIGMILAATAGSPDDKNTATPGSSRPASASSSSATPAPQSGTPTPDSPQPTVEGTSRPRSLPPGAHEEAGGYAWATPKGWRRDVKTGAEVHYTSPDGRQEILAKSSLARGELLGTWEESERNARQGQDYTKISLAETTFQDHPAVVWEYTFTLDGTHWHARLLGFDVEGKSYQISTWYHQEIEEQAVRTYERVRESFTVL, encoded by the coding sequence ATGGGGCGGGTGTGGCGGGCCACCGACGAAATGCTCGACCGGCCGGTGGCCATCAAGGAAATGCGGATCGACGGACTCGACGCGGAGGACACCCGCACCCGGCGCGAACGCACCCTCCGCGAGGCCAAGGCGACGGCCCGGATCGACCACCCGAACGTCGTGCGCGTGTACGACGTCGTGGACGAGGGCGAGCGGCTGTGGATCGTCATGGAACTGGTCGTCGGCCGCTCCCTCGAACAACTCCTCGTCGAGGACGGCCCGTTGGGCCCGGGTGACACGGCCCGCCTCGGCCTCGGGCTGGTCTCCGCGCTGCGCCAGGTGCACGCGGGGGGCGTACTGCACCGCGACATCAAACCGGGCAACGTCCTCGTGGAACGACGCGACGGACGGGTCGTCCTCACCGACTTCGGAATCGCCGCCATCCAGGACGCGAAGGCCCTCACGATGGTCGGGATGCTCGTCGGCTCCCCCGACTACATGGCACCGGAGCGCGTGTCGGGCCGGCAGCAGGGACCGCCGTCCGACGTGTGGTCCCTCGGCGCGACACTCTGCGCGGCGCTGGGAGGCCGCTCCCCGTTCTCCCGCGAAGCGACCCTGGCGACCCTGCACGCGGTCCTGTACGAGGACCCCGAACTCCCTCCCTCGGCAGGCCCGTTGCACGACGTCCTGGCCGCCCTCCTGGAGAAGGAACCGTCGGCCAGGCCCGCACTGGAGGACGTGGAACAGGCACTGCGGCCGGTGGCGTTCCCGACGCCGGCCCCCGAACTGGAACAGGAACAGGAGGAGGCGGAAGGGGAGGGGGATGGGGATGGGAAGCTGGAGCCGGAGCCGGAGACGGCTCCCCCGATTCCCGTACAGCCGTACGAGGACGCACCGACGCCCGCGTACCTGGACGCGTCCCTCGTACGAGCCGCGCGACGGCCCCCCGAGCGGCCACCGGAGGAACTGGCAGCCCCCTCGGAACCGGAGCGGGAGGGGCAGGACCCCGAGTCCCAGACGCCGACGCCGACGCCGACTTCGACTCCGACGGACGCGGTGCCCGCCGCACGTACGACAGCCACCCCGGTCCTGGGAACCCAGTCCCCCGAGGCCTCCAACGCCTCCACGGAAGTGCCCTCCGAGATACGGTCCGAGGTCGGTTCGGCGGGCCCCGCCGGAACACGCAGGGCCGGGGTCTCACTGGTCCGGGCCCAGGTCAACGCGCAGGCGCAGGCGCACGCCCAGGCGGTGACGGAGAGGCGACCGGGTCCACGGCACGCGGCCGCTCTCCCGACGGCCACGAGGACAGCGGTACCAACGGGAACGCCGCCCGGTGAACTGCCGGGCCCCGGAGTCCCGTCCGGCCCCGAGCGAGGCCGTGACCGGAGCCGGGGTCGCCGCCGTACGGTCATGGTGGCCGCGGGTGTGGTCACCGCGGGGGCACTGATCGGGATGATCCTGGCGGCGACGGCAGGATCCCCGGACGACAAGAACACGGCGACGCCCGGATCATCGCGCCCGGCCTCGGCATCGTCCTCATCGGCGACCCCGGCCCCGCAGTCCGGCACGCCCACCCCCGACTCCCCCCAGCCCACGGTCGAGGGCACCTCCCGCCCGCGCAGTCTGCCGCCGGGCGCGCACGAGGAGGCGGGCGGATACGCGTGGGCGACACCCAAGGGCTGGCGCCGGGACGTGAAGACGGGTGCCGAGGTGCACTACACGTCCCCCGACGGCAGGCAGGAGATCCTCGCCAAGTCCTCCCTCGCACGCGGCGAGTTGCTGGGGACCTGGGAGGAGTCGGAGCGCAACGCCCGGCAGGGCCAGGACTACACGAAGATCAGCCTTGCGGAGACGACGTTCCAGGATCACCCGGCGGTCGTCTGGGAGTACACCTTCACCCTGGACGGCACCCACTGGCACGCCAGACTGCTCGGCTTCGACGTGGAGGGGAAGTCGTACCAGATCAGCACCTGGTACCACCAGGAGATCGAGGAGCAGGCGGTGCGGACCTACGAACGGGTCAGGGAGTCGTTCACGGTGCTGTGA
- a CDS encoding amino acid permease, which produces MASQPSSSPPAPPHSGLQAGLKNRHLSMIAIGGVIGAGLFVGSSSGIQTAGPGILLSYALVGTLVVLVMRMLGEMSAANPTSGSFSAHADRALGRWAGFSIGWLYWFFWVVVLAVEATAGATILEGWVPAVPQWAWALIVMVVLTATNLVSVGSYGEFEFWFAGIKVVAISAFVIIGGLAVFGVLPGVDSDKAGLSNLTDSGGFLPNGPGAILTGVLLVVFSFMGSEIATLAAGESEDPQRAVTKSTNSIIWRVAVFYLGSIFVVVTLLPWNDPSIKEKGSYVAALDSLGIAHAGQIMNFIVLTSVLSCLNSGLYTASRMAFSLGQRGDAPRAFARTTSRGVPLAAIVASVVFGFVAVFFNYKFPDSVFLFLVNSSGAVALFVWLVICFSQLRMRKIIERESPEKLVVKMWLYPYLTWATAALIVFVLGYMLTDTEHDGRETVLLSLLVAAVVLAIAVVRQRTGRGTVVVASGDPASDVADDGDVVKVG; this is translated from the coding sequence ATGGCCTCGCAGCCGAGCTCCTCCCCGCCCGCTCCCCCGCACTCCGGTCTCCAGGCCGGGCTCAAGAACCGGCATCTCTCGATGATCGCCATCGGCGGTGTCATCGGGGCCGGACTCTTCGTCGGGTCCAGCTCCGGGATCCAGACCGCCGGGCCGGGCATCCTTCTCTCGTACGCGCTCGTCGGCACGCTCGTCGTGCTGGTGATGCGGATGCTCGGCGAGATGTCCGCCGCCAACCCGACCTCCGGCTCGTTCTCCGCGCACGCCGACCGGGCGCTCGGGCGCTGGGCCGGGTTCTCCATCGGCTGGCTGTACTGGTTCTTCTGGGTCGTGGTGCTCGCCGTGGAGGCGACCGCCGGCGCCACCATTCTCGAAGGGTGGGTCCCCGCCGTACCGCAGTGGGCCTGGGCGCTCATCGTGATGGTCGTGCTGACCGCCACCAACCTCGTCTCCGTCGGCTCCTACGGCGAGTTCGAGTTCTGGTTCGCCGGTATCAAGGTCGTCGCCATCAGCGCCTTCGTCATCATTGGTGGGCTTGCCGTGTTCGGCGTGCTTCCCGGCGTCGACAGTGACAAGGCCGGGCTCTCCAACCTCACCGACTCCGGCGGGTTCCTGCCCAACGGGCCCGGCGCCATCCTCACCGGTGTACTGCTCGTCGTCTTCTCCTTCATGGGCAGCGAGATCGCCACGCTGGCCGCCGGTGAGTCCGAGGACCCGCAGCGGGCCGTCACCAAGTCCACCAACAGCATCATCTGGCGTGTCGCCGTCTTCTATCTCGGGTCGATCTTCGTCGTCGTCACGCTGCTGCCGTGGAACGACCCCTCGATCAAGGAGAAGGGCTCGTACGTCGCCGCCCTCGACTCCCTGGGTATCGCGCACGCCGGTCAGATCATGAACTTCATCGTGCTGACCTCGGTGCTGTCCTGCCTCAACTCCGGGCTCTACACGGCCTCCCGCATGGCCTTCTCGCTCGGGCAGCGCGGTGACGCGCCCAGGGCCTTCGCGCGGACCACGTCCCGTGGCGTACCGCTCGCGGCGATCGTCGCCTCGGTCGTCTTCGGCTTCGTCGCCGTCTTCTTCAACTACAAGTTCCCCGACTCGGTCTTCCTCTTCCTCGTCAACTCCTCCGGCGCCGTCGCCCTGTTCGTCTGGCTGGTCATCTGCTTCTCGCAGCTGCGCATGCGGAAGATCATCGAGCGCGAGTCCCCGGAGAAGCTCGTCGTGAAGATGTGGCTGTACCCGTACCTGACCTGGGCGACCGCCGCTCTCATCGTCTTCGTCCTCGGCTACATGCTCACCGACACCGAGCACGACGGACGCGAGACCGTGCTGCTTTCGCTGCTGGTGGCGGCCGTTGTGCTCGCCATCGCCGTCGTCCGGCAGAGGACCGGGCGCGGGACCGTCGTCGTCGCTTCCGGCGATCCGGCCTCGGACGTCGCCGATGACGGCGACGTCGTCAAGGTCGGTTAG
- a CDS encoding ribose-5-phosphate isomerase produces MRVYLGSDHAGFELKNHLVEWLREAGHDPVDCGPHIYDALDDYPPFCLRAAERTAADPDALGIVIGGSGNGEQIAANKVKGVRAALAWSEETASLGRQHNNANVVAVGARMHTQDEATKFVETFLATPFSEDPRHIRRIDMLTAYETTGDLPEIPAHHPQG; encoded by the coding sequence ATGCGCGTGTATCTCGGCTCCGACCATGCGGGCTTCGAACTCAAGAACCACCTCGTCGAGTGGCTCAGGGAGGCCGGCCACGACCCCGTGGACTGCGGCCCCCACATCTACGACGCCCTCGACGACTACCCGCCCTTCTGCCTCCGCGCCGCGGAGCGCACGGCGGCCGACCCGGACGCCCTCGGCATCGTCATCGGCGGCTCCGGCAACGGCGAGCAGATCGCGGCGAACAAGGTGAAGGGTGTGCGCGCGGCGCTGGCCTGGAGCGAGGAGACCGCGTCGCTGGGCCGCCAGCACAACAACGCCAACGTGGTGGCGGTGGGCGCCCGCATGCACACGCAGGACGAGGCGACGAAGTTCGTGGAGACCTTCCTGGCGACCCCGTTCTCGGAGGACCCCCGCCACATCCGCCGCATCGACATGCTGACGGCGTACGAGACGACGGGCGACCTTCCGGAGATCCCGGCGCACCACCCGCAGGGGTAA
- a CDS encoding Fpg/Nei family DNA glycosylase, which produces MPEGHTIHRLAQDYAARFVGEPAHVTSPQGKFSDSAALIDRAPLNAADAHGKHLFLRFREADWVHIHLGLFGKVNFGDAPAPPPTDTVRLRLANSTSYVDLRGPTTCALITDTEKQAIHDRLGPDPLRPDADHRAAYARISRSRTTVAALLMDQKVIAGVGNVYRAEVLFRHGIDPYRPGRDITPAEWDALWSDLVALMREGVRNNRIDTVRPEHTPEAMGRPPRVDDHGGEVYVYRRADLPCHLCGGEIRTADLAARNLFWCPTCQHG; this is translated from the coding sequence GTGCCGGAAGGGCACACGATCCATCGTCTCGCCCAGGACTACGCCGCCCGCTTCGTCGGCGAACCCGCTCATGTGACCAGCCCCCAGGGCAAGTTCAGCGACTCGGCCGCCCTGATCGACCGCGCGCCCCTCAACGCCGCCGACGCCCACGGCAAGCACCTCTTCCTCCGCTTCCGTGAAGCCGACTGGGTCCACATCCACCTCGGCCTCTTCGGCAAGGTCAACTTCGGCGACGCCCCCGCCCCGCCCCCCACGGACACGGTCCGCCTCCGACTCGCCAACAGCACCTCGTACGTGGATCTCCGGGGCCCCACCACCTGCGCCCTCATCACGGACACCGAGAAGCAGGCGATACACGACCGCCTGGGCCCCGACCCCCTCCGCCCGGACGCCGACCACCGGGCCGCCTACGCCCGCATCAGCCGCAGTCGTACGACCGTCGCCGCCCTCCTCATGGACCAGAAGGTCATCGCGGGCGTGGGCAACGTCTACCGCGCCGAGGTCCTCTTCCGGCACGGCATCGACCCGTACCGCCCCGGCAGGGACATCACACCCGCCGAGTGGGACGCGCTCTGGAGCGACCTGGTCGCCCTCATGCGTGAGGGTGTGCGCAACAACCGCATCGACACCGTCCGCCCGGAACACACCCCGGAGGCGATGGGCCGCCCGCCGCGCGTCGACGACCACGGCGGCGAGGTCTACGTCTACCGCAGGGCTGACCTGCCCTGCCACCTCTGTGGCGGCGAGATCCGCACCGCCGACCTCGCCGCCCGCAACCTCTTCTGGTGCCCCACCTGCCAACACGGGTGA
- a CDS encoding GNAT family N-acetyltransferase: MTTSRTSAATDVRALRPDDWDQWYDNLLRAFGGMPESAEERELWKSLTEYDRFVGAWDGDACVGSAGAFTFRVTVPGGASVQAAGVTMVGVAGTHRRRGVLTSMMRRQLDDVRSWGEPLAVLTASEPAIYGRFGYGLATHSLAFEIDTTRVRLELPAGADDVRLRYAVPAEALDVCEAVYARRVPERPGMLARMPGWAPVMVLDPEGERGGASPLQCVVAERDGDVVGFARFRVKPDWDVTGANSSVVVEDVEALDPDSQGALWRFLFDIDLTSKIVGRGRPVEEPWHHMVSDIRRCGLRRRDALYVRLVDVGAALEARTYQAPVDVVFDVEDAFCPWNSGRWRLTGDTKGAVCRRTEDAADLALSVRELGASYLGGVPLAGLAAAGRVREVRQGALAEASVAFGSVVEPWLPHGF, encoded by the coding sequence ATGACGACCTCCAGGACCTCCGCCGCGACCGACGTGCGGGCACTTCGGCCCGACGACTGGGATCAGTGGTACGACAACCTGCTCCGCGCCTTCGGCGGAATGCCGGAGTCCGCCGAGGAGCGGGAGTTGTGGAAATCACTCACCGAGTACGACCGTTTCGTGGGCGCCTGGGACGGTGACGCGTGTGTGGGCAGTGCGGGTGCCTTCACCTTCCGGGTAACGGTACCGGGTGGCGCCTCCGTACAGGCGGCGGGCGTCACGATGGTCGGCGTCGCGGGCACCCACCGCAGGCGCGGGGTGCTCACGTCGATGATGCGCCGGCAGCTGGACGACGTACGGAGCTGGGGCGAGCCGCTGGCCGTGCTCACGGCGTCCGAGCCCGCCATCTACGGACGGTTCGGGTACGGGCTCGCCACCCACTCCCTGGCCTTCGAGATCGACACGACGCGGGTACGGCTGGAGCTGCCGGCCGGCGCCGATGACGTACGGCTGCGGTACGCCGTACCGGCCGAAGCTCTCGACGTCTGCGAGGCGGTGTACGCGCGGCGGGTGCCCGAGCGGCCCGGGATGCTGGCGCGGATGCCCGGCTGGGCGCCGGTCATGGTGCTCGATCCCGAGGGCGAGCGGGGCGGGGCGTCGCCGTTGCAGTGCGTTGTCGCCGAGCGGGACGGGGATGTCGTGGGGTTCGCCCGGTTCCGGGTCAAGCCCGACTGGGACGTCACCGGGGCCAACAGCTCGGTTGTCGTCGAGGACGTGGAGGCGCTCGATCCCGATTCGCAGGGCGCGTTGTGGCGGTTCCTGTTCGACATCGACCTGACGTCGAAGATCGTCGGTCGCGGGCGGCCCGTCGAGGAGCCGTGGCATCACATGGTGTCGGACATCCGCCGGTGCGGGCTGCGCAGGCGTGACGCGCTGTACGTACGCCTGGTGGACGTGGGGGCCGCGCTGGAGGCGCGGACGTATCAGGCGCCGGTGGACGTCGTGTTCGACGTCGAGGACGCGTTCTGTCCGTGGAACTCCGGGCGGTGGCGGCTGACGGGCGACACCAAGGGGGCCGTGTGCCGGCGCACGGAGGATGCGGCCGATCTCGCTTTGTCCGTACGGGAGTTGGGGGCCTCCTATCTGGGCGGTGTGCCGTTGGCCGGGCTGGCTGCCGCCGGGCGGGTGCGGGAGGTCAGACAGGGGGCGCTGGCCGAGGCCTCGGTGGCGTTCGGGTCGGTCGTGGAGCCCTGGCTGCCCCACGGGTTCTGA